Proteins encoded together in one Microcebus murinus isolate Inina chromosome 18, M.murinus_Inina_mat1.0, whole genome shotgun sequence window:
- the KRT16 gene encoding keratin, type I cytoskeletal 16, with product MTTCSRQFTSSSSMKGSCGIGGGSSRISSVLTGGSCRAPSGYGGLSVSSSRYSSGGACGLGGGYGGGFSSSSFGGALGSGFGGGYGGGFGGGFGGGFGGGFGGADGGLLSGNEKVTMQNLNDRLASYLDKVRALEEANTDLEVKIRDWYQRQRPSEVKDYSPYFRTIEDLRNKIIAATIENAQPILQIDNARLAADDFRTKYEHELALRQSVEADINGLRRVLDELTLARTDLEMQIESLKEELAYMKKNHEEEMLALRGQTGGDINVEMDAAPGVDLSRILNEMRDQYEQMAEKNRRDAEAWFLSKTEELNKEVASNSELIQSGRSEVAELRRVFQSLEIELQSQLSMKASLENSLEETKGRYCMQLSQIQGLIGSVEEQLAQLRCEMEQQNQEYKILLDVKTRLEQEIATYRRLLEGEDAHYQSQHSSGQSYSSREVFTSSSSSSSGHQTRPILKEQGSSSFSQSQSSKH from the exons ATGACCACCTGCAGCCGCCAGTTCACCTCCTCCAGCTCCATGAAGGGCTCCTGTGGCATTGGTGGTGGCTCCAGCCGCATCTCCTCCGTCCTGACCGGAGGGTCCTGCCGGGCCCCCAGCGGCTACGGGGGcctgtctgtctcctcctcccgcTACTCCTCCGGGGGAGCCTGCGGGCTGGGGGGCGGCTATGGTGGCGGcttcagcagcagcagctttgGGGGTGCCCTGGGTAGCGGCTTCGGTGGAGGGTATGGTGGTGGCTTTGGTGGTGGCTTCGGTGGTGGCTTCGGTGGTGGTTTCGGTGGTGCCGATGGCGGTCTCCTCTCCGGCAATGAGAAGGTCACCATGCAGAACCTCAACGACCGCCTGGCCTCCTACCTGGACAAGGTGCGCGCCCTGGAGGAGGCCAACACTGACCTGGAGGTGAAGATCCGTGACTGGTACCAGAGGCAGCGGCCCAGTGAGGTCAAAGACTACAGCCCCTACTTCAGGACCATTGAGGACCTGAGGAACAAG ATCATTGCAGCCACCATCGAGAACGCACAGCCCATTCTGCAGATCGACAATGCCAGGCTGGCGGCCGATGACTTCAGGACCAA GTACGAGCACGAGCTGGCCCTGCGCCAGAGCGTGGAGGCCGACATCAACGGCCTGCGCCGCGTGCTGGACGAGCTGACCCTGGCCAGGACCGACCTGGAGATGCAGATCGAGAGCCTGAAGGAGGAGCTGGCCTACATGAAGAAGAACCATGAGGAG GAGATGCTTGCCCTGCGGGGTCAGACCGGCGGGGATATCAACGTGGAGATGGACGCAGCGCCCGGCGTGGACCTGAGCCGCATCCTGAACGAGATGCGCGACCAGTACGAGCAGATGGCGGAGAAGAACCGCAGAGACGCTGAGGCCTGGTTCCTGAGCAAG ACCGAGGAGCTGAACAAAGAAGTGGCCTCTAACAGCGAACTGATACAAAGCGGCCGCAGCGAGGTGGCCGAGCTCCGGAGGGTGTTCCAGAGCCTGGAGATCGAGCTGCAGTCCCAGCTCAGCATG AAAGCATCCCTGGAGAACAGCCTGGAGGAGACCAAAGGCCGCTACTGCATGCAGCTGTCCCAGATCCAGGGGCTGATCGGCAGCGTGGAGGAGCAGCTGGCGCAGCTGCGCTGCGAGATGGAGCAGCAGAACCAGGAGTACAAGATCCTGCTGGACGTGAAGACGCGGCTGGAGCAGGAGATCGCCACCTACCGCCGCCTGCTGGAGGGCGAGGACGCCCA CTACCAGTCCCAGCACTCGTCCGGCCAGTCGTATTCTTCCCGCGAAG tcttcacctcctcctcctcgtcctcttCCGGCCACCAGACCCGGCCCATCCTCAAGGAGCAGGGCTCGTCCAGCTTCAGCCAGAGCCAGAGCTCCAAGCACTGA
- the KRT17 gene encoding keratin, type I cytoskeletal 17 — MTTTIRQFTSSSSIKGSSGLGGGSSRTSCRLSGGLGAGSCRLGSASGLGSALGGSGYSSCYSFGSGGGYGGSFGGSDGLLAGNEKATMQNLNDRLASYLDKVRALEEANTELEVKIRDWYKKQAPGPARDYSQYYKTIEDLQNKILTASVDNANIVLQIDNARLAADDFRTKFETEQALRMSVEADINGLRRVLDELTLARADLEMQIENLKEELLYLRKNHEEEMNTLRGQVGGEINVEMDAAPGVDLSRILSEMRDQYEKMAEKNRKDAEDWFFSKTEELNREVATNSELLQSGKSEISELRRTVQALEIELQSQLSMKASLEGSLAETENRYCVQLSQIQGLIGSVEEQLAQLRCEMEQQNQEYKILLDVKTRLEQEIATYRRLLEGEDAHLTQYKPKEPVTTRQVRTIVEEVQDGRVISSREEVHQSPR; from the exons ATGACCACCACCATCCGCCAGTTCACCTCCTCCAGCTCCATCAAGGGCTCCTCTGGCCTGGGGGGCGGCTCGTCCCGCACCTCCTGCCGGCTGTCTGGCGGCCTGGGCGCCGGCTCCTGCAGGCTGGGCTCGGCCAGCGGCCTGGGCAGTGCCCTCGGGGGCAGCGGCTACTCCAGCTGCTACAGCTTCGGCTCTGGTGGTGGCTATGGTGGCAGCTTTGGGGGATCTGACGGGCTGCTGGCGGGCAACGAGAAGGCCACCATGCAGAACCTCAATGACCGCCTGGCCTCCTACCTGGACAAGGTGCGCGCCCTGGAGGAGGCCAACACTGAGCTGGAGGTGAAGATCCGCGACTGGTACAAGAAGCAGGCCCCTGGGCCCGCCCGGGACTACAGCCAGTACTACAAGACCATCGAGGACCTGCAGAACAAG ATCCTCACAGCCTCCGTGGACAACGCTAACATCGTGCTGCAGATCGACAATGCCCGTCTGGCTGCTGATGACTTCCGCACCAA GTTTGAGACGGAGCAGGCCCTGCGCATGAGCGTGGAGGCTGACATCAACGGCCTGCGCCGCGTGCTGGACGAGCTGACCCTGGCCAGAGCCGACCTGGAGATGCAGATCGAGAACCTCAAGGAGGAGCTGCTCTACCTCCGGAAGAACCATGAAGAG GAGATGAACACCCTGCGAGGCCAGGTGGGCGGCGAGATCAACGTGGAGATGGACGCCGCCCCCGGCGTGGACCTGAGCCGCATCCTGTCTGAGATGCGCGACCAATACGAAAAGATGGCAGAGAAGAACCGCAAGGATGCTGAGGACTGGTTCTTCAGCAAG ACAGAGGAGCTGAACCGCGAGGTGGCCACCAACAGCGAGCTGCTGCAGAGCGGCAAGAGCGAGATCTCCGAGCTCCGGCGCACGGTGCAGGCCTTGGAGATTGAGCTGCAGTCGCAGCTCAGCATG AAAGCATCCCTGGAGGGCAGCCTGGCGGAGACAGAGAACCGCTACTGCGTGCAGCTGTCCCAGATCCAGGGGCTGATCGGCAGCGTGGAGGAGCAGCTGGCGCAGCTGCGCTGCGAGATGGAGCAGCAGAACCAGGAGTACAAGATCCTGCTGGACGTGAAGACGCGGCTGGAGCAGGAGATCGCCACCTACCGCCGCCTGCTGGAGGGCGAGGACGCCCA CCTGACTCAGTACAAGCCAAAAGAAC CCGTGACCACCCGCCAGGTGCGCACCATTGTGGAAGAGGTCCAGGACGGCAGGGTCATCTCCTCCCGGGAGGAGGTCCACCAGAGCCCCCGCTAG
- the LOC105872035 gene encoding keratin, type I cytoskeletal 14 isoform X2, producing the protein MTTCSRQFTSSSSMKGSCGIGGGSSRISSVLTGGSCRAPSGYGGLSVSSSRYSSGGACGLGGGYGGGFSSSSFGGALGSGIGGGYGGGFGGGFGGGFGGGFGGGFGGGLGSGFGGGDGLLVGNEKVTMQNLNDRLASYLDKVRALEEANTDLEVKIRDWYQRQRPTEMKDYSPYFKTIEDLRNKILTATVDNANVVLQIDNARLAADDFRTKYETELNLRMSVEADINGLRRVLDELTLARADLEMQIESLKEELAYMKKNHEEEMNSLRGQVGGDVNVEMDAAPGVDLSRILNEMRDQYEKMAEKNRKDAEDWFFTKTEELNREVATNSELVQSGKSEISELRRTVQNLEIELQSQLSMKASLENSLEETKGRYCMQLAQIQELISNVEEQLAQLRCEMEQQNQEYKILLDVKTRLEQEIATYRRLLEGEDAHLSSSQFSSGSQSSRDVTSSSRQIRTKVVDVHDGKVVSTHEQVLRTKN; encoded by the exons ATGACCACCTGCAGCCGCCAGTTCACCTCCTCCAGCTCCATGAAGGGCTCTTGTGGCATTGGTGGTGGCTCCAGCCGCATCTCCTCCGTCCTGACTGGAGGGTCCTGCCGGGCCCCCAGCGGCTACGGGGGcctgtctgtctcctcctcccgcTACTCCTCCGGGGGAGCCTGCGGGCTGGGGGGCGGCTATGGTGGCGGcttcagcagcagcagctttgGGGGTGCCCTGGGTAGCGGCATCGGTGGAGGGTATGGTGGTGGCTTTGGTGGTGGCTTTGGTGGTGGCTTTGGTGGTGGCTTCGGTGGTGGCTTCGGTGGTGGCTTGGGTAGTGGCTTTGGCGGTGGTGACGGGCTCCTGGTGGGCAATGAGAAGGTCACCATGCAGAACCTCAACGACCGCCTGGCCTCCTACCTGGACAAGGTGCGCGCCCTGGAGGAGGCCAACACTGACCTGGAGGTGAAGATCCGCGACTGGTACCAGAGGCAGCGGCCCACCGAGATGAAAGACTACAGCCCCTACTTCAAGACCATTGAGGACCTGAGGAACAAG ATCCTCACGGCCACCGTGGACAATGCCAATGTCGTCCTGCAGATTGACAATGCCCGTCTGGCTGCTGATGACTTCCGCACCAA GTATGAGACAGAGTTGAACCTGCGCATGAGTGTGGAGGCCGACATCAACGGCCTGCGCCGCGTGCTGGACGAGCTGACCCTGGCCAGAGCCGACCTGGAGATGCAGATCGAGAGCCTGAAGGAGGAGCTGGCCTACATGAAGAAGAACCATGAAGAG GAGATGAACTCCCTGAGAGGCCAGGTGGGCGGAGATGTCAACGTGGAGATGGATGCTGCACCCGGCGTGGACCTGAGCCGCATCCTGAACGAGATGCGTGACCAATACGAGAAGATGGCAGAGAAGAACCGCAAGGATGCCGAGGACTGGTTCTTCACCAAG ACAGAGGAGCTGAACCGCGAGGTGGCCACCAACAGCGAGCTGGTGCAGAGTGGCAAGAGCGAGATCTCTGAGCTCCGGCGCACGGTGCAGAACCTGGAGATCGAGCTGCAGTCGCAGCTGAGCATG AAAGCATCCCTGGAGAACAGCCTGGAGGAGACCAAAGGCCGCTACTGCATGCAGCTGGCTCAGATCCAGGAGCTGATCAGCAACGTGGAGGAGCAGCTGGCGCAGCTGCGCTGCGAGATGGAGCAGCAGAACCAGGAGTACAAGATCCTGCTGGACGTGAAGACGCGGCTGGAGCAGGAGATCGCCACCTACCGCCGCCTGCTGGAGGGCGAGGACGCCCA cctctcctcctcccagttCTCCTCTGGCTCTCAGTCATCCAGAGATG TGACCTCCTCCAGTCGCCAGATCCGCACCAAGGTCGTGGATGTGCACGATGGCAAGGTGGTGTCCACCCACGAGCAGGTCCTCCGCACCAAGAACTGA